Proteins from one Catenuloplanes atrovinosus genomic window:
- a CDS encoding PadR family transcriptional regulator — MQDVVLAMLAKEPAHGYELRARLRDALGPLGESMNAGQIYVTLTRLARAGLVVAEHDEGLPDRPDRRVYHLTPAGQQRVTAWLAEVTWPRPDITEFHLKLVAAASARLADPVDLVDAQRREVLRRIRDAQRAALGRDVDPVAALLLEGVVLRLRADLEWLEACERTWTGRRS, encoded by the coding sequence GTGCAGGACGTGGTGCTGGCGATGCTGGCCAAGGAACCCGCGCACGGGTACGAGTTGCGTGCCCGGTTGCGCGACGCGCTGGGCCCGCTCGGCGAGTCGATGAACGCGGGCCAGATCTACGTGACGCTGACCCGGCTGGCCCGGGCCGGGCTGGTCGTCGCCGAGCACGACGAGGGCCTACCGGACCGGCCCGACCGGCGCGTCTACCACCTGACGCCGGCCGGGCAGCAGCGCGTCACCGCCTGGCTGGCGGAGGTGACGTGGCCACGGCCGGACATCACCGAGTTCCACCTCAAGCTGGTCGCCGCCGCGTCCGCCCGGCTCGCCGACCCGGTCGACCTGGTCGACGCGCAGCGGCGTGAGGTGCTGCGGCGCATCCGCGACGCCCAGCGTGCCGCGCTCGGCCGGGACGTCGACCCGGTCGCGGCGCTGCTGCTGGAGGGCGTGGTGCTGCGGCTGCGGGCCGACCTGGAGTGGCTGGAGGCGTGCGAGCGCACCTGGACCGGACGGAGATCATGA
- a CDS encoding helix-turn-helix transcriptional regulator — MSGRRREVLELLRAAPGAVSIGAVAERLGIHPNTARFHLETLARSGHADRVHGAPDGPGRPPLLFTARREMDRGGPRNYRVLAELLADDLARADDPIAAAQDAGRRWGARVAGEVHVADGTEPAIVWLRDLLDDLGFAPEEPSVAGRGGAIGLRHCPFLDLVDTHGGMICALHEGLLESAMDGLPAPVAVEGLTPFATPDRCLVTLRIEAV; from the coding sequence GTGAGCGGTCGTCGCCGGGAGGTGCTGGAGCTGCTGCGGGCCGCGCCCGGGGCGGTGAGCATCGGGGCGGTGGCGGAGCGGCTCGGCATCCATCCGAACACGGCGCGCTTCCACCTGGAGACGCTGGCGCGCTCGGGGCACGCGGACCGGGTGCACGGCGCGCCGGACGGGCCGGGGCGGCCACCGCTGCTGTTCACGGCGCGGCGCGAGATGGATCGCGGTGGGCCGCGCAACTACCGGGTGCTCGCGGAGCTGCTGGCGGACGACCTGGCCCGCGCGGACGATCCGATCGCGGCGGCGCAGGACGCGGGTCGTCGCTGGGGTGCGCGCGTCGCGGGGGAGGTGCACGTCGCGGACGGCACCGAGCCGGCCATCGTCTGGCTGCGCGACCTGCTGGACGATCTCGGATTCGCGCCGGAGGAGCCGTCGGTGGCGGGGCGCGGCGGGGCGATCGGGCTGCGGCACTGCCCGTTCCTGGACCTGGTGGACACGCACGGTGGCATGATCTGCGCGCTGCACGAGGGGCTGCTGGAGAGCGCGATGGACGGGCTGCCGGCGCCGGTCGCGGTGGAAGGCCTGACCCCGTTCGCCACGCCCGACCGCTGCCTGGTCACACTGCGTATCGAGGCGGTCTGA
- a CDS encoding ABC transporter ATP-binding protein, giving the protein MRAHLDRTEIMMLRARGLTKRYGWNDSLVRAVDEIDLDVPAGQSLAIMGPSGCGKSTLLHLLGGLQRPTSGELWVAGRRIDRLGERALAKLRRHHIGLVFQSFHLMDELTAVENVELAALLAGTSPGPARRRALHLLDRVGLADRAAHLPSELSGGQRQRVAIARALSNSPQVVLADEPTGNLDSAATLEVLRLFEELRAAGQTLVVVTHDARIAAIADRVIAMRDGAFADDSMLAGAR; this is encoded by the coding sequence GTGCGAGCGCACCTGGACCGGACGGAGATCATGATGTTGCGGGCCCGCGGGCTGACCAAGCGGTACGGCTGGAACGACTCGCTGGTGCGCGCGGTCGACGAGATCGACCTCGACGTACCCGCCGGGCAGTCCCTGGCGATCATGGGGCCGAGCGGGTGCGGCAAGTCCACGCTGCTGCACCTGCTCGGCGGCCTGCAACGCCCGACGAGCGGCGAGCTGTGGGTGGCCGGGCGGCGCATCGACCGGCTGGGTGAGCGCGCGCTGGCCAAGCTGCGCCGCCACCACATCGGACTGGTGTTCCAGTCCTTCCACCTGATGGACGAGCTGACCGCGGTGGAGAACGTGGAGCTGGCCGCGCTGCTGGCCGGCACGTCACCCGGCCCGGCCCGCCGCCGCGCGCTGCACCTGCTCGACCGCGTCGGTCTCGCCGACCGCGCCGCGCACCTGCCGTCCGAACTGTCCGGCGGCCAGCGCCAGCGCGTCGCGATCGCCCGCGCGCTCAGCAACTCGCCGCAGGTGGTGCTCGCCGACGAGCCCACCGGCAACCTGGACAGTGCCGCCACGCTGGAGGTGCTGCGCCTCTTCGAGGAGTTGCGCGCGGCCGGCCAGACGCTGGTCGTGGTCACGCACGACGCGCGCATCGCCGCGATCGCGGACCGGGTCATCGCGATGCGGGACGGCGCGTTCGCGGACGACAGCATGCTGGCCGGGGCGCGCTGA
- a CDS encoding ABC transporter permease, producing the protein MAGRLLLVLRLLRRDLRGRRTETALLLVAITAATATLTLGLTLHELASRPYERTRAATGGPDLVIEPGVTGPAALDALTTVTARPDVTGWSGPYPLLFLSLNAGELTSRVVVQGRDEAPVAIDQPAVLDGGWVRPGGAVLELAFADAFGLRVGDPVTINGRVLRVEGLAVTAARAPFPNVNWHVPSTLDTYKGGAVWVHRDDIPALAGGQPLSYNLNVTIADPELARAFTRLPSGEKNLAYRGWHIRPWQDFVDSAGRRYGALFEALLVGSWLLTGLAVTGVAGIVGGRVIAQRRRVGLLKAVGAGPGLIAVLHLLEYLVIGVVAAGTGLTVGWLAAPVLFRPSVGLIGTVGTAPPPAGLVWTVLGLALTIAVTATLGQVLRAATTDTVHALADSAAPPDRRSLLIGLSRRLPPALLLGVRITARRPRRARLTTVNTLITMTSIAAVLTGLAQRPGTDDLGGMTVPDTGGGRLRYALMLLVVLVCVLALLNTIVSTWTAALDARAPLAVARALGATPAQAGLGLAISQLLPALPGVALGLLFGIGLYRFANESYGDEPYAPAWWMALAATAVLLALAALTALPAVRAARRPVADTLR; encoded by the coding sequence GTGGCCGGCCGACTGCTGCTCGTCCTCCGGCTGCTGAGGCGGGACCTGCGCGGGCGCCGCACCGAGACCGCGCTGCTGCTGGTCGCGATCACCGCGGCGACCGCGACGCTGACGCTCGGGCTGACGCTGCACGAGCTGGCCTCCCGGCCGTACGAGCGGACCCGCGCGGCCACCGGCGGACCCGACCTGGTGATCGAGCCGGGCGTCACCGGGCCGGCCGCGCTGGACGCGCTGACGACGGTGACCGCCCGCCCGGACGTGACCGGCTGGTCCGGGCCGTACCCGCTGCTGTTCCTGAGCCTGAACGCCGGCGAGCTCACCTCGCGCGTCGTGGTGCAGGGGCGGGACGAGGCGCCGGTCGCGATCGACCAGCCGGCCGTGCTGGACGGCGGCTGGGTGCGCCCCGGCGGCGCGGTGCTGGAGCTGGCGTTCGCGGACGCGTTCGGCCTGCGCGTCGGCGACCCGGTGACGATCAACGGCCGGGTGTTGCGGGTCGAGGGCCTCGCGGTCACCGCCGCCCGGGCACCGTTCCCGAACGTGAACTGGCACGTGCCGAGCACGCTGGACACGTACAAGGGCGGCGCGGTCTGGGTGCACCGCGACGACATCCCGGCGCTGGCCGGCGGGCAGCCGCTCAGCTACAACCTCAACGTCACCATCGCGGACCCGGAGCTCGCCCGCGCGTTCACCCGCCTGCCGTCCGGCGAGAAGAACCTCGCGTACCGTGGCTGGCACATCCGGCCCTGGCAGGACTTCGTCGACTCCGCCGGCCGCCGGTACGGCGCGCTGTTCGAGGCGCTGCTGGTCGGCAGCTGGCTACTGACCGGCCTGGCCGTCACCGGCGTCGCCGGGATTGTCGGCGGCCGGGTCATCGCGCAGCGCCGGCGCGTCGGCCTGCTCAAGGCGGTCGGCGCCGGCCCCGGCCTGATCGCTGTCCTGCACCTGCTGGAGTACCTGGTGATCGGCGTGGTCGCGGCCGGCACCGGGCTCACCGTCGGCTGGCTGGCCGCGCCCGTGCTGTTCCGCCCGAGCGTCGGCCTCATCGGTACGGTCGGCACCGCACCGCCCCCGGCCGGTCTGGTGTGGACCGTGCTCGGGCTGGCGCTGACCATCGCGGTGACCGCCACGCTCGGTCAGGTGCTGCGCGCCGCCACCACCGACACCGTGCACGCGCTCGCCGACTCCGCCGCACCACCCGACCGCCGCTCGCTGCTCATCGGCCTGTCCCGCCGGCTGCCACCCGCGCTGCTGCTCGGCGTGCGGATCACCGCCCGCCGCCCGCGCCGCGCCCGCCTCACCACGGTCAACACGCTGATCACCATGACCTCGATCGCCGCCGTGCTCACCGGCCTGGCGCAGCGCCCCGGCACCGACGATCTCGGCGGCATGACCGTCCCCGACACCGGCGGCGGGCGGCTGCGGTACGCGCTGATGCTGCTGGTCGTGCTCGTCTGCGTGCTCGCGCTGCTGAACACGATCGTCAGCACCTGGACCGCCGCGCTCGACGCCCGCGCGCCGCTGGCCGTCGCCCGCGCGCTCGGCGCCACCCCCGCCCAGGCCGGCCTCGGCCTCGCGATCTCCCAGCTGCTGCCCGCGCTGCCCGGCGTCGCGCTCGGCCTGCTCTTCGGCATCGGGCTCTACCGCTTCGCCAACGAGTCATACGGCGACGAGCCCTACGCCCCGGCCTGGTGGATGGCGCTGGCCGCGACCGCGGTCCTGCTGGCGCTGGCCGCGCTCACCGCCCTGCCCGCGGTCCGCGCCGCGCGCCGCCCGGTCGCGGACACGCTCCGTTAG
- the murD gene encoding UDP-N-acetylmuramoyl-L-alanine--D-glutamate ligase yields the protein MELRELRGRRVAVWGTGREGIAAVEAIAPAGTQRLITVQDSANFLATTWTGHLAEAAPLFAGEDAHRELAGIDVIVRSPGIPDVHPWIVEHRARGGVVTSGTALWMAAHRDRTVGVTGSKGKSTTSSLVHALLTGAGRPNELGGNIGIAALAMPDAPLYVMELSAYQCADLDDSPRVAVVTSLFPEHLDWFGGEEAYYRGKLNIAMHGASAVVYNGHDARLADEFARRAGLPLIAAGLPDGFHVAPGPDGERWFFRAGEPLFPRADLALLGRHNEGNLCVALAAIEAAGVDCVASREELAAAVRGFAGLEHRLQPIADPSGLTFVDDSLSTIPQSTIHAIENFADRPLSVIVGGDDRGVDYTPLRDYLRENKINATLIGIPDSGPMILSLVADLPTITVVSAADMHEAVRLGREHTAPGGVVLMSPAAASYGRYDNYAHRSRVFREAIEATRP from the coding sequence GTGGAGCTGCGGGAGCTGCGGGGCCGCCGGGTGGCGGTCTGGGGTACGGGCCGTGAGGGCATCGCGGCGGTCGAGGCGATCGCGCCGGCCGGCACGCAGCGGCTGATCACCGTGCAGGACTCCGCGAACTTCCTGGCCACCACGTGGACCGGGCACCTCGCCGAGGCCGCGCCGCTGTTCGCGGGCGAGGACGCGCACCGCGAACTGGCCGGCATCGACGTGATCGTGCGGTCGCCCGGCATCCCGGACGTGCACCCGTGGATCGTCGAGCACCGCGCCCGCGGCGGCGTGGTGACCAGCGGGACCGCGCTGTGGATGGCCGCGCACCGGGACCGCACGGTCGGCGTCACCGGCAGCAAGGGTAAGTCGACCACGTCCAGCCTGGTGCACGCGCTGCTGACCGGCGCCGGCCGGCCGAACGAGCTGGGCGGCAACATCGGCATCGCGGCGCTGGCCATGCCGGACGCGCCGCTGTACGTGATGGAGCTCAGCGCGTACCAGTGCGCCGACCTGGACGACTCTCCGCGCGTGGCGGTGGTGACCTCGCTGTTCCCGGAACACCTCGACTGGTTCGGCGGCGAGGAGGCGTACTACCGCGGCAAGCTCAACATTGCAATGCACGGCGCCTCGGCGGTGGTCTACAACGGTCACGACGCGCGGCTGGCGGACGAGTTCGCCCGCCGCGCCGGGCTGCCGCTGATCGCGGCCGGGCTGCCGGACGGCTTCCACGTCGCGCCCGGCCCGGACGGCGAGCGGTGGTTCTTCCGGGCGGGCGAGCCGCTGTTCCCGCGCGCGGACCTGGCGCTGCTCGGCCGGCACAACGAGGGCAACCTGTGCGTGGCGCTGGCCGCGATCGAGGCGGCCGGCGTGGACTGCGTGGCCTCCCGGGAGGAACTGGCCGCGGCCGTGCGCGGCTTCGCGGGGCTGGAGCACCGGCTCCAGCCGATCGCGGACCCGTCCGGCCTGACGTTCGTGGACGACTCGCTCTCCACGATCCCGCAGTCGACGATCCACGCGATCGAGAACTTCGCCGACCGGCCGCTCAGCGTGATCGTCGGCGGCGACGACCGCGGCGTCGATTACACGCCGCTCCGCGACTACCTGCGGGAAAACAAGATCAACGCGACGCTGATCGGCATCCCGGACAGCGGGCCGATGATCCTCTCGCTGGTCGCGGACCTGCCGACGATCACGGTCGTGTCCGCGGCCGACATGCACGAGGCGGTACGCCTCGGCCGCGAGCACACCGCGCCCGGCGGCGTGGTGCTGATGTCACCGGCCGCCGCCAGCTACGGCCGCTACGACAATTACGCGCACCGCTCCCGCGTCTTCCGCGAGGCGATCGAGGCGACCCGGCCGTAG
- a CDS encoding SDR family oxidoreductase, which yields MTTWFITGTSRGLGRELTEQALARGDRVAATLRRPEQLDDLAAEYGDRLWRAPMDVTDSAQIESVLARAFAELGRIDVVVSNAGLGVFGAAEDLTDRQIDNMIATNLTGSIQFARRVVPHLREQGGGVLVQLSSQGGHIAFPRFAIYHATKWGVEGYFEAMAQEIAPFGIRTMLVEPGMVPTTFYAAAERVPVSAPYRGGPADAPPMPVEDMVATQSGTAHAIIVAATSPEPPLRLLLNGDAYEAVTSTLRQRLADLESQRDTAYAADAEYPRSNR from the coding sequence ATGACTACCTGGTTCATCACCGGAACGTCCCGGGGTCTGGGCCGTGAGCTGACCGAGCAGGCGCTGGCCCGGGGCGACCGCGTCGCCGCCACGCTGCGCCGGCCGGAGCAGCTCGACGACCTCGCCGCCGAGTACGGCGACAGGCTGTGGCGTGCCCCCATGGACGTGACCGATTCCGCGCAGATCGAGTCGGTGCTGGCTCGGGCCTTCGCCGAACTGGGCCGGATCGACGTCGTGGTCTCCAACGCCGGGCTCGGCGTCTTCGGCGCCGCCGAGGACCTGACCGACCGGCAGATCGACAACATGATCGCGACCAACCTGACCGGCTCGATCCAATTCGCCCGCCGCGTCGTGCCCCACCTGCGGGAACAGGGCGGCGGCGTCCTGGTCCAGCTCTCCAGCCAGGGCGGCCACATCGCCTTCCCCCGCTTCGCCATCTATCACGCGACCAAGTGGGGCGTGGAGGGTTACTTCGAGGCCATGGCACAGGAGATCGCTCCCTTCGGCATCCGCACGATGCTGGTCGAACCCGGCATGGTGCCGACCACCTTCTACGCCGCGGCGGAACGGGTCCCGGTCAGCGCCCCCTACCGCGGCGGGCCGGCCGACGCGCCGCCGATGCCCGTCGAGGACATGGTCGCCACCCAGTCCGGCACCGCGCACGCGATCATCGTCGCCGCCACCTCGCCGGAGCCGCCTCTGCGCCTGCTGCTCAACGGCGACGCGTACGAGGCCGTCACCTCCACCCTCCGACAGCGTCTCGCCGACCTGGAGAGCCAGCGCGACACCGCGTACGCCGCGGACGCCGAGTACCCGAGGAGTAATCGATGA
- the fdxA gene encoding ferredoxin, translated as MAYVIAEPCVDVMDKACVEECPVDCIYEGGRTLYVHPDECVDCGACEPVCPTEAIFYEDDLPDSMTRYANENAQFFTNPLPGRDTPIGSPGGAATLGPIPADTPFIAALPRRAS; from the coding sequence ATGGCCTACGTGATCGCGGAACCGTGCGTCGACGTGATGGACAAGGCGTGCGTCGAGGAATGCCCGGTCGACTGCATCTACGAGGGTGGCCGCACGCTGTACGTCCACCCCGACGAGTGCGTCGACTGCGGCGCGTGCGAGCCCGTCTGCCCCACCGAGGCGATCTTCTACGAGGACGACCTCCCCGACTCGATGACCCGATACGCCAACGAGAACGCCCAGTTCTTCACGAACCCGCTCCCCGGCCGCGACACCCCCATCGGGTCCCCCGGCGGCGCCGCCACACTCGGCCCGATCCCGGCCGACACGCCGTTCATCGCCGCCCTCCCCCGGCGCGCGTCATGA
- a CDS encoding AraC family transcriptional regulator has protein sequence MDVVSDVLRVAGVRGTLGACVEAGGRWAVAGDDGSAAGLHAITAGEAWLTLAGHSPLRLGAGDVVLLAAGVPYVLGDAPGSPVTACDPVELARARRTGEAVRFGTSAPDTRIVTIAYDCDRTVRTQLLFALPELMHVRGSTGAHGLDEAVRMLGRELAHPQIATTAVLASLVDIVLIQVLRAWLPAHVGERRGTWLGMMGDPVVHRALRHLHADPARQWTTATLAAAIAASRSTLTRRFPAAVGLTPAAYLTQWRLDLAASRLRTTDQPVASIAAAVGYNSAPAFSRAFVRSHGAPPGRYRAMHRPS, from the coding sequence ATGGATGTGGTGAGTGATGTGCTCAGGGTGGCCGGGGTCCGGGGCACGCTCGGCGCCTGCGTCGAGGCCGGCGGTCGATGGGCCGTCGCCGGCGACGACGGCTCGGCCGCGGGTCTGCACGCCATCACCGCGGGCGAGGCCTGGCTGACGCTGGCAGGGCATTCGCCGCTGCGGCTGGGTGCCGGCGATGTCGTCCTCCTAGCCGCGGGAGTCCCTTACGTGCTGGGCGACGCGCCCGGTTCGCCGGTGACGGCCTGTGATCCGGTCGAGCTGGCCCGGGCCCGGCGGACCGGTGAGGCGGTTCGGTTCGGGACCAGCGCCCCGGACACCAGGATCGTCACCATCGCGTATGACTGCGACCGCACCGTACGGACCCAACTCCTATTCGCCCTGCCCGAGCTGATGCACGTCCGGGGCAGCACCGGCGCGCACGGCCTCGACGAGGCCGTGCGGATGCTCGGCCGCGAGCTCGCCCATCCGCAGATCGCCACCACGGCGGTGCTCGCCTCCCTTGTCGACATCGTCCTGATCCAGGTGCTGCGCGCCTGGTTGCCCGCTCATGTCGGCGAACGCCGAGGCACCTGGCTCGGCATGATGGGTGACCCGGTGGTCCATCGCGCGTTGCGGCACCTCCATGCCGACCCTGCCCGCCAATGGACCACGGCGACCCTCGCTGCCGCGATCGCCGCCTCACGGTCGACCCTCACCCGCCGCTTTCCCGCGGCTGTCGGCCTGACACCCGCCGCCTACCTCACCCAATGGCGGCTGGACCTCGCCGCCAGCCGCCTGAGGACCACCGACCAGCCCGTGGCGTCCATCGCGGCAGCCGTCGGCTACAACTCCGCGCCGGCGTTCAGCCGCGCCTTCGTCCGGTCACACGGCGCCCCGCCCGGCCGTTACCGGGCGATGCACCGCCCGAGTTGA
- a CDS encoding GNAT family N-acetyltransferase has translation MRLREMGEDDWPGVWRIIHEVVREQETFPFDPEMSEEQARAIWVERPPGRTIVAVDGDRVIGTAKMGPNRLGPGGHVSTASFMVAAEARGRGVGTALCRYAVDWAQRQGYAGMQFNAVVETNHGAVRLYQRHGFEILGTVPRAFAHPALGRVGLHLMYREFDA, from the coding sequence GTGCGATTGCGGGAGATGGGTGAGGACGACTGGCCCGGCGTGTGGCGGATCATCCACGAGGTCGTCCGGGAGCAGGAGACGTTTCCGTTCGATCCGGAGATGAGCGAGGAGCAGGCGCGGGCGATCTGGGTGGAGCGTCCCCCGGGGCGGACCATCGTCGCGGTCGACGGGGATCGGGTGATCGGCACCGCGAAGATGGGGCCCAACCGGCTCGGTCCGGGCGGGCACGTGTCGACCGCGAGTTTCATGGTGGCGGCCGAGGCGCGCGGGCGCGGGGTGGGCACCGCGCTCTGCCGGTACGCCGTGGACTGGGCGCAGCGGCAGGGCTACGCCGGCATGCAGTTCAACGCGGTGGTCGAGACGAACCACGGTGCGGTGCGCCTCTACCAGCGGCACGGCTTCGAGATCCTGGGCACCGTGCCGCGGGCGTTCGCGCACCCGGCGCTCGGCCGCGTTGGGCTGCACCTGATGTACCGGGAGTTCGACGCCTAA
- a CDS encoding alpha/beta fold hydrolase, whose amino-acid sequence MSTIAVDDRQLYYECAGTGRDLVLLHGGGLDASMWDGQFEELAADYRVTRYDARGHGRSTAARGEYRPYQDLAAVLRHLGADRPILVGLSLGGRTSIDFALAYPDVPVTLVLVATGVSGMVFTDPFTVECGRVQAEAAARRDADAFVEAMLRALVDGPRRAPSDVPAEMRAKCARMIREGVVRLSAEGTGTMVEVGAIDRLSELRPPLLTMVGTLDTSDIWRVSDQIRAAVPGAEQAVIEGAAHTVNMDQPEAFMAALRSFLAKV is encoded by the coding sequence TTGAGCACGATCGCGGTCGACGACAGACAGCTGTACTACGAGTGCGCGGGCACCGGGCGGGACCTGGTGCTGCTGCACGGCGGCGGGCTGGACGCGTCCATGTGGGACGGCCAGTTCGAGGAGCTGGCCGCCGACTACCGGGTGACCAGATACGACGCGCGGGGCCACGGGCGGTCCACGGCCGCGCGCGGCGAGTACCGGCCGTATCAGGATCTCGCGGCCGTGCTGCGGCACCTGGGCGCGGATCGGCCGATCCTGGTCGGGCTCTCCCTCGGCGGGCGCACCTCGATCGACTTCGCGCTGGCGTACCCGGACGTGCCGGTGACCCTGGTCCTGGTCGCGACCGGGGTGAGCGGCATGGTGTTCACCGACCCGTTCACGGTGGAGTGTGGGCGGGTGCAGGCGGAGGCGGCGGCGCGCCGGGACGCGGACGCGTTCGTGGAGGCGATGCTGCGCGCGCTGGTGGACGGGCCGCGGCGGGCGCCCTCGGACGTGCCGGCGGAGATGCGGGCGAAATGCGCGCGGATGATCCGGGAGGGCGTGGTGCGCCTGTCCGCGGAGGGGACCGGCACGATGGTCGAGGTGGGCGCGATCGACCGGCTGTCCGAGTTGCGCCCGCCGCTGCTGACCATGGTGGGCACGCTGGACACCTCGGACATCTGGCGCGTGTCGGACCAGATCAGGGCCGCGGTGCCGGGCGCGGAGCAGGCCGTGATCGAGGGCGCCGCGCACACCGTCAACATGGACCAGCCGGAGGCGTTCATGGCGGCGCTGAGGAGCTTCCTGGCTAAAGTTTGA
- a CDS encoding NUDIX hydrolase — MGISDYLAGLRKRIGHDLLMLPSASAVVVNGAGELLLERRSDDGRWSIPSGVIDPGEQPADAAVREVLEETGVRVEVVRLAGTALHPTSYPNGDECQYLNLWFLCRPVAGGGDAHVADDESLEVGWYAPDALPPLDDYDRLRIETALRGGEAAWFAPAGARHPALGL; from the coding sequence ATGGGTATCTCGGACTACCTGGCCGGTCTCCGCAAGCGGATCGGCCATGACCTGCTCATGCTTCCCAGCGCCAGTGCCGTGGTGGTCAACGGCGCGGGCGAGCTGCTGCTGGAGCGGCGCAGCGACGACGGCCGCTGGTCGATCCCGTCCGGCGTGATCGACCCGGGCGAGCAGCCCGCGGACGCGGCGGTGCGCGAGGTCCTGGAGGAGACCGGCGTGCGGGTGGAGGTGGTCCGGCTGGCCGGCACCGCGCTGCACCCGACCAGCTACCCCAACGGCGACGAGTGCCAGTACCTCAACCTGTGGTTCCTGTGCCGGCCGGTCGCGGGCGGCGGGGACGCGCACGTCGCGGACGACGAGTCGCTGGAGGTCGGCTGGTACGCGCCGGACGCGCTGCCGCCGCTGGACGACTACGACCGGCTGCGGATCGAGACCGCGCTGCGCGGCGGCGAGGCCGCCTGGTTCGCGCCGGCCGGCGCGCGGCATCCGGCGCTGGGCCTCTGA
- a CDS encoding NADP-dependent oxidoreductase, protein MVNKAMRGSVTAGNRHDRRHRMRALQFDRFGSPDVLVLRDVTTPEPGTGQIRIAVRACGLNPADWANVAGLFADRLPPPPRGLGLEVSGVVDAVGQGVTDVEVGDRVFGPAPYDGPTAGAAEYALMTRWARLPGGVADEQAAGIPMAADTALHALDDLGVRPGELLLVHGAGSTVGEAAVRLALHRGARVIATAGSAKAASLRQAGAAVTGYGEGMVERVTTLAPGRIDRALDATPTGGRADRPGQAGPAGGSLPALIELTGNPDLVLTISDFAAAAELGTRTTQIDMRYDLLDEIARLAGSGVLTVTIARTFPLEAIREAADLSRSGRPGGKLILLP, encoded by the coding sequence ATGGTCAACAAGGCAATGCGGGGCTCTGTCACCGCCGGCAACCGGCACGATCGTCGTCACCGGATGAGGGCTCTCCAGTTCGACCGCTTCGGATCCCCCGACGTCCTCGTGCTCCGCGACGTCACCACACCCGAACCGGGCACCGGCCAGATCCGGATCGCGGTGCGGGCGTGTGGCCTGAATCCCGCCGACTGGGCGAACGTCGCCGGCCTCTTCGCCGACCGACTGCCGCCACCGCCGCGCGGACTCGGACTCGAGGTCTCCGGCGTCGTTGACGCGGTCGGCCAGGGGGTCACCGACGTCGAGGTCGGCGACCGGGTGTTCGGACCGGCGCCCTACGACGGCCCGACGGCCGGCGCCGCCGAATACGCGCTGATGACCAGGTGGGCACGCCTTCCCGGCGGTGTCGCGGACGAGCAGGCCGCCGGGATACCGATGGCCGCCGACACGGCGCTGCACGCCCTCGACGATCTCGGCGTCCGGCCGGGTGAGCTGCTGCTCGTCCACGGCGCGGGCTCCACCGTCGGCGAGGCGGCGGTGCGCCTCGCTCTGCACCGCGGCGCCCGGGTGATCGCCACCGCCGGCTCGGCCAAGGCCGCCTCCTTGCGGCAGGCAGGCGCTGCCGTGACCGGCTACGGCGAAGGTATGGTCGAGCGGGTCACCACCCTGGCCCCCGGCCGTATCGACCGGGCCCTGGACGCCACCCCGACCGGGGGCCGAGCCGACCGCCCCGGCCAGGCCGGCCCGGCTGGTGGTTCGCTGCCGGCCCTGATCGAGCTGACCGGGAACCCCGACCTGGTCCTGACCATCTCGGACTTCGCCGCCGCGGCAGAACTCGGCACCCGGACCACTCAGATCGACATGCGATACGACCTGCTGGACGAGATCGCCCGGCTGGCCGGCAGCGGTGTCCTGACCGTCACGATCGCCCGCACCTTCCCGCTCGAGGCCATCCGGGAGGCCGCCGACCTCAGCCGATCCGGGCGGCCCGGCGGCAAACTCATCCTGCTCCCGTAA
- a CDS encoding ester cyclase — protein sequence MTHHLFTRRRTLTALTGAAAATALGACAQPSASAPPSGASPTGAPPTPSTEPDLSADDPALDARARALIRIGEDGIARENQAALEAFFAPGFRFHGPDGATIDRRQLWDYFASCRRAFDDFHVTRQAIHSTGGPFVAARTTFSGIFARRFDASPIGPLEPTGRRAMYRINNIFRYDDNGQLIEEWAQYDSRLFLETLGVRLVAAPA from the coding sequence ATGACGCACCACCTGTTCACCCGACGGCGTACGCTCACCGCGCTCACCGGCGCCGCGGCGGCCACCGCGCTGGGCGCCTGCGCCCAGCCGTCCGCGTCCGCCCCACCGTCCGGCGCGTCCCCCACCGGCGCTCCGCCCACCCCGAGCACCGAGCCGGACCTCTCCGCCGACGACCCCGCGCTGGACGCCCGCGCCCGGGCGCTCATCCGGATCGGCGAGGACGGTATCGCCCGCGAGAACCAGGCCGCCCTGGAGGCCTTCTTCGCCCCCGGCTTCCGCTTCCACGGCCCCGACGGCGCCACCATCGACCGCCGTCAACTGTGGGACTACTTCGCCTCCTGCCGGCGGGCCTTCGACGACTTCCACGTCACCCGCCAGGCCATCCACTCCACCGGCGGCCCTTTCGTCGCGGCCCGCACGACGTTCTCCGGCATCTTCGCCCGCCGCTTCGACGCATCCCCGATCGGCCCCCTGGAGCCGACGGGCCGGCGGGCGATGTACCGCATCAACAACATCTTCCGCTACGACGACAACGGACAGTTGATCGAGGAGTGGGCCCAGTACGACAGCCGCCTGTTCCTGGAGACACTGGGAGTGCGACTGGTGGCCGCGCCTGCCTGA